Proteins co-encoded in one Oreochromis aureus strain Israel breed Guangdong linkage group 3, ZZ_aureus, whole genome shotgun sequence genomic window:
- the LOC120434442 gene encoding butyrophilin subfamily 3 member A2-like isoform X1: MIHFTLTATVWITVSLSVTSRMTPIKNKHLLVLNHVVFVLLFLTQTCGGQHQMIGPTQPVVAMIGDDITLPCHLEPAVDVVDLTVDWSRTDLKPRSVYVRREGVELLTEQNPLYTGRTSLSVNKLQCGDISLKLSTVKLSDAGTYKCLVPKFNAETVVMLAVGSVSSPVIELTNAKNEIMLECKSNGWYPEPQMLWVYSEGKPISVEPTKNVRGSDGLYTVSSKVTVEKGQSYSFTCKVQQKNISQIKEAHIHVSGDLFMVQSNTAVHIIINLAVCLISIGTAVILIWKCGQKKTKIRIHDEEENELHQTEMEEKSQRECEEKKRLEDELQNNEEDLKHIRQTIEKLMEQKTFLKNQREKLITLLQEDKTEMKEAVKKLEKDKAPTFDKDKKMHKRGDKKANLEKRTEVHEELLKMTEKLMEETENIIIQMTERKGKLEKDKEQIIKHLREKQRNERDLEETLRETSEKH, encoded by the exons ATGATTCATTTCACTTTAACAGCGACAGTTTGGATCACTGTGTCTTTATCTGTG acaTCTAGAATGACCCCTATTAAGAACAAACATCTCTTGGTTTTGAATCATGTTGTTTTCGTCCTCCTTTTTCTAACACAAACTTGTGGTG GTCAGCATCAAATGATTGGTCCAACTCAGCCAGTAGTGGCCATGATTGGTGATGACATCACTTTGCCATGCCACCTGGAACCTGCTGTGGATGTTGTTGACCTGACTGTGGATTGGTCCAGAACTGACCTCAAACCTAGATCTGTCTATGTGAGGCGAGAGGGTGTGGAGCTTCTGACTGAGCAGAATCCTTTGTACACAGGAAGAACATCACTCTCTGTCAACAAACTGCAGTGTGGAGACATTTCATTGAAACTCTCCACAGTAAAACTCTCTGATGCAGGAACATACAAATGCCTTGTACCTAAATTTAATGCAGAAACTGTGGTGATGCTTGCTGTAG GTTCAGTTTCCTCACCAGTCATAGAACTTACTAATgccaaaaatgaaataatgttGGAGTGTAAATCTAATGGCTGGTATCCAGAGCCTCAGATGTTGTGGGTGTACAGTGAGGGAAAACCTATTTCTGTGGAACCTACAAAGAATGTCAGAGGTTCTGATGGGCTCTATACTGTCAGCAGTAAAGTTACTGTGGAGAAAGGACAGAGCTACAGCTTCACCTGCAAAGTTCAACAGAAGAATATCAGTCAAATCAAAGAGGCACACATCCATGTTTCAG GTGATCTCTTTATGGTCCAGTCTAATACTGCTGTTCACATTATCATCAACTTGGCTGTCTGTTTAATAAGCATCGGGACAGCAGTAATCCTAATATGGAAGTGTGGACAAAAGAAAACCA AAATCAGGATACATGATGAGGAAGAAAATGAACTACATCAAACAGAGATGGAGGAGAAATCACAGAGAgaatgtgaggaaaagaaaagacttgAAGATGAGTTGCAGAACAATGAGGAAGACTTAAAACACATCAGACAAACCATTGAAAAACTGATGGAGCAGAAGACATTTCTGAAGAACCAGAGAGAAAAACTCATCACACTACTGCAGGAGGACAAGACAGAGATGAAAGAGGCCGTGAAAAAGTTGGAGAAAGACAAAGCCCCAACTtttgacaaagacaaaaaaatgcatAAGCGTGGAGATAAAAAAGCTAACCTGGAAAAGAGAACAGAAGTACATGAAGAACTGTTAAAGATGACAGAAAAGCTAATGGAGGAAACGGAGAACATTATAAtccaaatgacagaaagaaagggaaagctGGAAAAAGACAAGGAACAAATTATTAAACACTtgagagagaaacaaagaaatgaaagagattTAGAAGAAACTCTCAGAGAAACAAGTGAGAAACACTGA
- the LOC120434442 gene encoding butyrophilin subfamily 3 member A2-like isoform X2, with product MTPIKNKHLLVLNHVVFVLLFLTQTCGGQHQMIGPTQPVVAMIGDDITLPCHLEPAVDVVDLTVDWSRTDLKPRSVYVRREGVELLTEQNPLYTGRTSLSVNKLQCGDISLKLSTVKLSDAGTYKCLVPKFNAETVVMLAVGSVSSPVIELTNAKNEIMLECKSNGWYPEPQMLWVYSEGKPISVEPTKNVRGSDGLYTVSSKVTVEKGQSYSFTCKVQQKNISQIKEAHIHVSGDLFMVQSNTAVHIIINLAVCLISIGTAVILIWKCGQKKTKIRIHDEEENELHQTEMEEKSQRECEEKKRLEDELQNNEEDLKHIRQTIEKLMEQKTFLKNQREKLITLLQEDKTEMKEAVKKLEKDKAPTFDKDKKMHKRGDKKANLEKRTEVHEELLKMTEKLMEETENIIIQMTERKGKLEKDKEQIIKHLREKQRNERDLEETLRETSEKH from the exons ATGACCCCTATTAAGAACAAACATCTCTTGGTTTTGAATCATGTTGTTTTCGTCCTCCTTTTTCTAACACAAACTTGTGGTG GTCAGCATCAAATGATTGGTCCAACTCAGCCAGTAGTGGCCATGATTGGTGATGACATCACTTTGCCATGCCACCTGGAACCTGCTGTGGATGTTGTTGACCTGACTGTGGATTGGTCCAGAACTGACCTCAAACCTAGATCTGTCTATGTGAGGCGAGAGGGTGTGGAGCTTCTGACTGAGCAGAATCCTTTGTACACAGGAAGAACATCACTCTCTGTCAACAAACTGCAGTGTGGAGACATTTCATTGAAACTCTCCACAGTAAAACTCTCTGATGCAGGAACATACAAATGCCTTGTACCTAAATTTAATGCAGAAACTGTGGTGATGCTTGCTGTAG GTTCAGTTTCCTCACCAGTCATAGAACTTACTAATgccaaaaatgaaataatgttGGAGTGTAAATCTAATGGCTGGTATCCAGAGCCTCAGATGTTGTGGGTGTACAGTGAGGGAAAACCTATTTCTGTGGAACCTACAAAGAATGTCAGAGGTTCTGATGGGCTCTATACTGTCAGCAGTAAAGTTACTGTGGAGAAAGGACAGAGCTACAGCTTCACCTGCAAAGTTCAACAGAAGAATATCAGTCAAATCAAAGAGGCACACATCCATGTTTCAG GTGATCTCTTTATGGTCCAGTCTAATACTGCTGTTCACATTATCATCAACTTGGCTGTCTGTTTAATAAGCATCGGGACAGCAGTAATCCTAATATGGAAGTGTGGACAAAAGAAAACCA AAATCAGGATACATGATGAGGAAGAAAATGAACTACATCAAACAGAGATGGAGGAGAAATCACAGAGAgaatgtgaggaaaagaaaagacttgAAGATGAGTTGCAGAACAATGAGGAAGACTTAAAACACATCAGACAAACCATTGAAAAACTGATGGAGCAGAAGACATTTCTGAAGAACCAGAGAGAAAAACTCATCACACTACTGCAGGAGGACAAGACAGAGATGAAAGAGGCCGTGAAAAAGTTGGAGAAAGACAAAGCCCCAACTtttgacaaagacaaaaaaatgcatAAGCGTGGAGATAAAAAAGCTAACCTGGAAAAGAGAACAGAAGTACATGAAGAACTGTTAAAGATGACAGAAAAGCTAATGGAGGAAACGGAGAACATTATAAtccaaatgacagaaagaaagggaaagctGGAAAAAGACAAGGAACAAATTATTAAACACTtgagagagaaacaaagaaatgaaagagattTAGAAGAAACTCTCAGAGAAACAAGTGAGAAACACTGA